From a single Solanum dulcamara chromosome 4, daSolDulc1.2, whole genome shotgun sequence genomic region:
- the LOC129886129 gene encoding F-box/LRR-repeat protein 3: MDSALLLSVLNEDLLIRILSFMTHDSDRKAFRLVCKAFLRVDSFHRTHLRILRPEFITTLFSKFPRIDSLDLSVCPQIDGGAVAMLVGYGLPDWSRRLKRLVLSRSTGLKSAGLELLMKSCPVLESIDVSYCWGFGDREAAALSFGGSLRDVKLDRCLGLTDVGLAKIAIGCQCLEKLSLKWCIEITDLGIDFLSKKCTQLKQLDISYLKVTSMSLRSISNMEKLEHLAMVGCGIVDNEGLHYLGKGCSSLQALDVSRCDRLSSSALAFLINGHPLMLQIYASHCFHEFPTKVIQGLKDLKNLKMLILDGAPVSESFFKIINFNCKYLVEIGLGKCKGVTDKGIFQLVSGGVNLNILNLTCCSELTDNAISAITDCCRSVLCLKLECCNSLTEKSLYRLGLHCSLLEELDLTDCFGVNDTGLYYLSKCTKLVCLKLGLCTNITDLGLYYVARSCREIRELDLYRCKGIGDDGIYALSNGCKRMQKLNLSYCSEVTDRGIECLGNLPELSDLEMRSLLNITGTGLTALATGCKRLAELDVKDCANIDDSGFMALAYYSRNLQQINLSHCAISDVGLCMVMGNLTRLQDAKLVNLYNVSTNGFEVALRASCVRLKKVKLFASLRLQLTPDIVQTLRARGCRIRWD; this comes from the exons ATGGATTCTGCTCTGTTACTTTCTGTTCTTAACGAGGATCTTCTTATAAGAATTTTGTCCTTCATGACCCATGATTCCGACCGCAAAGCTTTCCGTTTGGTTTGTAAAGCATTCCTTCGAGTTGACTCATTCCACCGTACCCATCTCCGGATCCTTCGTCCTGAATTCATCACGACCCTTTTCTCCAAATTCCCACGTATTGACTCCCTTGACCTTTCCGTCTGCCCCCAAATCGATGGCGGAGCTGTTGCCATGCTGGTGGGTTATGGGTTGCCGGATTGGAGTAGGAGGTTGAAGAGGCTGGTGCTGAGTCGAAGCACTGGGTTGAAATCAGCCGGGTTGGAATTGCTTATGAAGTCGTGCCCTGTTTTGGAGTCTATTGACGTATCTTACTGCTGGGGTTTTGGTGATAGGGAAGCTGCGGCTTTATCTTTTGGTGGGTCTTTAAGGGATGTAAAACTGGACAGGTGTTTGGGTCTTACTGATGTTGGTTTGGCGAAAATTGCTATTGGGTGTCAATGCTTAGAGAAACTTAGCTTGAAATGGTGCATTGAAATTACTGATCTTGGGATTGATTTTTTGTCCAAGAAATGTACACAACTGAAGCAGCTTGACATTTCATACCTAAAA GTTACTAGTATGTCGCTGCGTTCTATAAGCAATATGGAGAAGTTGGAGCATTTGGCTATGGTTGGGTGCGGCATCGTGGACAATGAAGGACTACATTATCTTGGAAAAGGGTGTTCTTCGCTTCAG GCACTGGATGTATCAAGGTGTGACAGACTAAGCTCATCTGCCTTGGCTTTCTTGATTAATGGACATCCTTTGATGCTACAAATCTACGCTAGTCACTGTTTCCAT GAGTTTCCTACTAAAGTCATCCAAGGGCTGAAGGACCTAAAGAATCTGAAAATGCTCATACTTGATGGAGCACCAGTTTCTGAATCATTCTTCAAGATCATTAATTTCAATTGCAAATATTTGGTCGAAATTGGGCTTGGAAAATGCAAAGGAGTGACTGACAAGGGCATTTTCCAGCTGGTATCAGGGGGTGTTAATTTAAATATCTTGAATCTCACATGCTGCAGCGAACTTACTGATAATGCAATATCAGCTATAACAGATTGTTGCCGGAGTGTTTTGTGCCTCAAGTTGGAGTGCTGCAACTCACTCACAGAAAAGAGCCTATATCGCCTGGGATTACATTGTTCCTTACTTGAGGAGCTTGATCTTACTGATTGTTTTGGAGTCAATGACACTG GACTTTATTACCTGTCTAAATGTACAAAGCTTGTATGTCTGAAGTTGGGACTATGTACTAACATTACTGACTTGGGCCTGTACTATGTTGCTAGAAGTTGCAGGGAGATTCGTGAACTTGATTTATACCG GTGCAAAGGAATTGGTGATGATGGAATCTATGCTTTATCAAATGGTTGCAAAAGAATGCAGAAGTTAAACTTGTCTTATTGCAGTGAGGTCACTGATAGAGGAATTGAGTGTCTCGGCAATCTACCAGAGCTCTCTGACCTCGAGATGCGGAGTCTTTTGAATATCACAGGCACTGGTTTAACAGCACTTGCTACTGGATGCAAGAGACTTGCTGAATTGGATGTGAAAGACTGTGCTAACATTGATGATTCGGGTTTCATGGCTCTTGCTTATTACTCTAGGAATTTGCAACAG ATTAATCTGAGTCATTGTGCAATCTCGGATGTGGGCCTGTGCATGGTGATGGGGAACTTGACACGGTTGCAGGATGCCAAGCTCGTAAACCTTTACAACGTGTCAACCAATGGCTTTGAGGTTGCTCTTCGGGCTTCCTGTGTTCGGCTGaaaaaagttaaattgtttGCCTCCCTGAGACTACAGCTTACACCAGACATAGTTCAGACATTGAGGGCAAGAGGATGCAGGATTAGGTGGGATTAA
- the LOC129884655 gene encoding putative pectinesterase/pectinesterase inhibitor 22, whose protein sequence is MEINKFLFILILLPFYHVLSQYENEHEPFHPYQTSPTLDPHAMIIQACNNIQNQALCLSHIQSNLDDPVHKDPNSILRAAIRNSLNQAKLTIQSITKFSTLSASSRDQMAIEDCQELLDFSVTELAWSLGEMRKIRAGSKNVHYEGNLKAWLSAALSNQDTCLEGFEGTDRHLENFIKGSLTQVTQLINNVLTLYVQLHSLPFKPPRNENITYENQKYPEWMTNGDKDLLVSKPNRMHVDAVVSLDGSGRYRSIAQAINEAPSYSNRRYVIYVKKGIYHENIDLKKKKTNIMLVGDGIGATVITGNRNFMQGWTTFRTATVAVSGKGFIARDITFRNTAGPKNFQGVALRVDSDQSAFFRCSMEGYQDTLYAHSLRQFYRECSIYGTIDFIFGNGAAVLQNCKIYTRPPLPLQKVTITAQGRKSPHQSTGFSIQDSYIYATRPTYLGRPWKMYSRTVYMNTYMSGMVQPRGWLEWYGNFALNSLWYGEYKNYGLGSSLSGRVKWPGYHIIKDPLSASFFTVQHFIDGMSWLPATGVQFSAGLTN, encoded by the exons ATGGAGATCAACAAATTTCTctttattcttattcttttacCTTTCTACCATGTTCTCTCTCAATATGAAAATGAACATGAGCCTTTCCATCCATACCAAACATCCCCTACTCTTGATCCTCATGCCATGATCATTCAAGCTTGCAACAACATCCAAAACCAAGCCTTATGCCTCTCacacatacaatccaatcttGATGATCCTGTCCATAAGGACCCCAATTCAATCCTCAGAGCAGCCATTCGAAACTCCCTCAATCAAGCAAAGCTAACCATTCAATCCATCACAAAATTCAGCACCTTATCAGCTTCATCCAGGGATCAAATGGCCATTGAGGATTGCCAAGAACTTCTCGATTTCTCAGTCACTGAACTAGCATGGTCCTTAGGTGAAATGAGAAAAATCCGAGCTGGTTCAAAGAACGTTCATTATGAGGGAAATCTCAAGGCATGGCTGAGTGCTGCATTGAGCAACCAAGACACCTGCTTAGAAGGATTCGAAGGCACAGACCGTCACCTCGAAAATTTCATCAAGGGAAGTTTAACACAAGTCACACAACTCATTAACAATGTTTTAACTTTGTATGTTCAATTGCATAGCTTACCATTTAAACCACCAAGAAATGAGAACATAACATATGAAAATCAAAAGTATCCAGAGTGGATGACAAATGGTGACAAAGATTTGCTAGTTTCTAAACCAAATAGAATGCATGTAGATGCTGTTGTGTCCTTAGATGGCAGCGGCCGGTATCGGTCGATTGCACAGGCTATAAATGAGGCTCCAAGCTATAGTAACAGGAGATATGTGATCTACGTGAAGAAGGGAATTTACCATGAAAATAttgatttgaagaagaaaaaaaccaaTATTATGCTTGTGGGAGATGGGATTGGAGCCACTGTCATTACTGGTAACAGAAATTTCATGCAAGGATGGACTACTTTTAGAACTGCAACTGTTG CTGTTTCGGGCAAGGGATTTATTGCGCGAGACATAACATTTCGCAATACTGCTGGGCCTAAAAACTTCCAAGGCGTGGCCCTTCGTGTGGACTCGGATCAATCGGCCTTTTTCAGGTGCAGCATGGAAGGATATCAAGACACACTTTACGCCCATTCACTCCGTCAATTCTATCGCGAATGCAGCATTTATGGCACCATAGATTTCATTTTTGGCAATGGTGCTGCAGTTCTTCAAAACTGTAAGATTTACACTAGACCTCCACTTCCATTACAAAAGGTAACAATCACTGCCCAAGGTCGAAAAAGCCCACATCAAAGCACTGGATTTTCAATCCAAGATAGCTACATTTACGCCACTAGGCCAACTTATTTGGGCCGGCCCTGGAAAATGTATTCAAGGACTGTGTACATGAATACTTACATGAGTGGAATGGTCCAGCCCAGAGGATGGCTGGAGTGGTATGGGAATTTTGCTTTGAACAGCTTGTGGTATGGTGAGTATAAGAATTATGGGCTTGGATCATCACTTTCGGGTCGGGTTAAGTGGCCCGGATACCATATTATTAAAGATCCTTTATCGGCTAGTTTCTTCACCGTTCAACATTTCATCGACGGCATGTCGTGGTTGCCGGCCACCGGCGTCCAGTTCTCAGCTGGTCTTACTAATTAG
- the LOC129883976 gene encoding probable pectinesterase/pectinesterase inhibitor 20: MSRIRIHAHLFAMAFTHSILVFFIIQFFFSVSHAFDLSSNGYCSVTPFPNLCKTLLPQNNSTDIYDSGRLSIQLSISTTSQIINSIIDFLNINDLLLPKGTISALQDCQFLLRLNVDLLSNAAGIAKKMNNSLENTEANDGETWLSATITNKQTCLEGLLAAPSVLQVANLITPLISKGSMMCSVSLALFKKGWNPGSDVGDFISWSMLKIRQKVVVNPDGSGNYTSINDAIAAAPNNSVEEEGYYQIYVVAGVYNEYVSIAANKKYLMMVGDGIDKTIITGNRNVPDGWTTFNSATFAVDGQGFVAMNITFKNTAGAAKFQAVAVRNSADLSSFYNCSFEGYQDTLYTHSQRQFYKACNIYGTIDFIFGNAAVVFQNCYIYPRLPLPGQFNVITAQGRTDINQNTGISIHKCTITPSIELASYNGTKPVRTYLGRPWKEYSRTVYMRSVMDSFIHPDGWSIWTGDFALSTLYYAEYKNDGPGSDISKRVTWHGYRGEISYMDASSFTVSNFIVGNYWLPWTGVPYTGGLYL, encoded by the exons ATGTCTCGTATACGTATTCATGCTCATTTGTTTGCCATGGCATTCACACATTCTATCCTTGTATTCTTCATAATTCAGTTCTTTTTCTCTGTCTCTCATGCATTTGATCTCTCTTCAAATGGATATTGCAGCGTCACCCCTTTTCCTAATTTATGCAAAACCTTACTCCCTCAGAACAATTCTACTGACATTTATGACTCAGGAAGGCTCTCTATTCAGCTTTCCATTTCAACAACTAGTCAGATTATTAATTCAATTATTGATTTCCTCAATATAAATGATCTATTACTGCCTAAAGGAACAATTTCTGCTCTCCAAGATTGCCAGTTTCTCCTTCGCCTAAACGTTGATTTATTATCGAATGCTGCTGGTATTGCTAAGAAAATGAACAATTCACTTGAGAATACAGAAGCTAATGATGGTGAAACCTGGCTTAGCGCAACTATTACCAATAAACAAACTTGTTTGGAAGGTCTTCTAGCCGCGCCTTCTGTTTTACAGGTTGCTAACCTGATTACACCTTTAATTTCTAAAG GTAGCATGATGTGCAGTGTGTCACTTGCACTTTTTAAGAAGGGGTGGAATCCTGGTTCCGATGTAGGTGATTTTATAAGTTGGAGTATGTTGAAAATTAGACAAAAGGTGGTGGTGAATCCGGATGGAAGTGGGAACTATACTAGTATCAACGACGCAATCGCAGCTGCCCCAAATAACAGCGTAGAAGAAGAAGGCTATTACCAGATATATGTGGTTGCTGGTGTTTACAATGAGTATGTTTCCATTGCTGCAAACAAGAAGTATTTGATGATGGTTGGTGATGGCATAGACAAAACTATAATCACTGGGAATCGAAACGTACCTGATGGATGGACAACTTTCAATTCTGCCACATTTG CTGTAGATGGGCAAGGATTTGTGGCAATGAACATTACCTTTAAGAACACAGCAGGAGCAGCAAAGTTCCAAGCTGTAGCCGTTCGGAATAGTGCTGATCTATCCTCATTCTACAACTGTAGCTTTGAAGGGTACCAAGACACACTTTACACACATTCTCAGAGACAATTCTACAAGGCATGTAATATCTACGGAACTATAGATTTCATTTTCGGAAATGCAGCTGTTGTTTTCCAAAACTGTTACATATATCCGCGCCTTCCATTGCCCGGTCAGTTTAATGTAATTACAGCACAGGGCAGAACCGATATTAACCAGAACACGGGCATATCCATTCACAAATGTACCATTACTCCATCTATTGAGTTGGCTTCGTATAATGGCACTAAACCAGTACGAACATATTTAGGAAGGCCGTGGAAAGAGTATTCCAGAACTGTTTATATGCGATCAGTTATGGATAGTTTTATTCATCCTGATGGTTGGTCTATTTGGACAGGGGATTTCGCGCTGAGTACGTTGTATTATGCTGAATATAAGAATGATGGTCCAGGATCGGATATCAGTAAGAGAGTCACATGGCATGGTTATCGTGGTGAAATTAGTTACATGGATGCATCTTCTTTCACTGTCTCCAATTTCATAGTGGGGAATTATTGGCTGCCTTGGACTGGAGTCCCTTACACTGGTGGTTTATATTTATAA